The following coding sequences lie in one Paramisgurnus dabryanus chromosome 16, PD_genome_1.1, whole genome shotgun sequence genomic window:
- the gjb1b gene encoding connexin 31.7, which produces MNWASFYAVISGVNRHSTGIGRIWLSVIFIFRILVLVVAAESVWGDEKSGFTCNTQQPGCNSVCYDQFFPISHIRLWALQLILVSTPALLVAMHVAHRRHVEKKILKISGRVSAKDFEDIKRQKFKITGALWWTYMVSIIFRVIFEVVFLYIFYTIYPDIKMVRLVKCDSYPCPNTVDCFVSRPTEKTIFTMFMLAVSGVCVLLNIAEVVYLIGGACIRYFHGAASETKGTWLTKKLASYKQNEINQLISEHSFKPRFNSGRRPATDKGERCSAF; this is translated from the coding sequence ATGAATTGGGCATCATTTTATGCTGTGATCAGTGGTGTGAATAGACACTCAACCGGCATTGGGCGCATTTGGCTGTCCGTCATATTCATCTTCCGCATCTTGGTACTGGTGGTGGCGGCTGAGAGCGTGTGGGGGGACGAGAAGTCTGGCTTTACCTGTAACACCCAGCAGCCCGGCTGCAACAGCGTGTGCTACGACCAGTTCTTTCCAATATCACACATTCGCCTCTGGGCCCTGCAGCTCATACTGGTGTCCACGCCGGCTCTGCTAGTCGCCATGCATGTTGCCCATCGTCGTCATGTGGAGAAAAAGATTCTCAAAATATCTGGGCGGGTTAGTGCAAAAGACTTTGAAGACATCAAGAggcagaagtttaagatcacaGGTGCTCTTTGGTGGACTTACATGGTAAGCATCATTTTCCGCGTTATTTTTGAGGTGGTTTtcttgtacattttttatacaaTCTATCCAGACATCAAGATGGTGCGTCTTGTAAAGTGCGATTCCTACCCCTGTCCAAATACAGTGGACTGTTTTGTGTCCCGTCCAACAGAGAAGACCATTTTTACTATGTTCATGCTGGCAGTGTCTGGAGTTTGTGTTTTGCTGAACATTGCAGAGGTTGTTTATTTAATAGGGGGTGCATGTATCAGATACTTTCACGGAGCAGCTAGTGAAACAAAAGGAACTTGGCTCACTAAAAAACTGGCCTCCTACAAGCAGAATGAAATAAATCAGTTGATATCAGAGCACTCATTCAAACCCAGATTTAATTCGGGCCGTAGACCTGCTACTGACAAGGGGGAGCGCTGCTCTGCTTTCTAA